GCGAGTCATGCCCAAACAGCCAGTGCTCGTACGCAGGTAGAGCTCGCTCAATATCAATATATGTTGCCACGATTGACAAGATTGTGGACTCACTTAGAGCGTCAACGTGGGGGTATTGGTATGCGTGGTCCTGGAGAAACTCAGATTGAAACGGATAGAAGAATTATTTTAGATAAGATATCACGTCTAAAGAAAGATCTTCAGAAGATTGACAAGCAGAAAGCAACCCAACGTAAAAATAGAGGAAAGTCTGTACGTGTTGCTTTGGTTGGATATACCAATGTAGGGAAGTCTACTGTGATGAATGTACTGAGTAAATCAGAAGTGTTGGCTGAAAACAAACTTTTTGCTACATTAGATACTACTGTTCGTAAAGTTGTGGTTCAGAATCTACCATTCTTGCTTGCTGATACAGTTGGATTTATTCGTAAATTACCTCATGGATTGGTTGATTCTTTTAAATCGACACTTGATGAGACAAGAGAGGCTGATATTTTACTTCATGTAATTGATATCTCTCATGAAGGTTTTGAGGATCAAATTGAGGTTGTTGATAGTACGTTAAAAGAGATTGGTGCTGCTGATAAGAAGATGATCTATGTCTTTAATAAGATAGATGCTTTCCAATACACGCCGAAAGAAGAAGATGATCTTACCCCTTCTACAAGAGAGAATATTAGTCTAGAAGAGTGGAAGCAAACTTGGATGGCAAAGTCTAATGATCAAGCGATATTTATCTCTGCAAAAGAGAAAGATAACATGGAAGACTTTAAAAAGTTGCTTTATCATGAAGTAAAGAAGATTCATGTTCAACGCTTCCCATATAATGATTTTCTATTTAACTATTATGATGAAACTGGAGACGAAATGTAACGTTTCGTTTTAAACATTTTGTTTCAACTATATGATTAAAATAAATTCAAAAGCCCAATATTATTCAAAATAATATTGGGCTTTTTATTGACCTCGATAAGTTATTATGCTTTAAAGAAATCTTGTTCTATAAGATATTCTGCAATCTGAACGGCATTAAGTGCAGCCCCTTTCTTTATTTGATCAGCTACTGTCCAAAGAGCAATTCCATTCTCATTAGAGATGTCTTTACGTATTCTTCCTACATATACATCATCCGTACCTGCTAAATCAAGAGGCATAGGATATTTCTTTTCAGAAGGATTATCGATACGTGTTACTCCATTAAATTGGTCAAATGCCTTGTTGATTGTGTCAATATCCAATGGAGACTCTGTCTCCAACCATATCGCTTCTGAGTGTGCTCTTAGAACAGGAACACGTACAGCAGTAGCACTGACTTGAATGTTGCTATTCATAATCTTTTGGGTCTCATGATACATCTTCATCTCCTCTTTTGTGTAATCATTATCCATGAATACATCAATATGAGGAATGACATTCATCGCTAGTTGATGTGCAAATGCATTTACATCAACCTTCTCTCCTTTTGCAATTTGTTCTGTTTGTGCTTGAAGTTCATCCATTCCAGATGCCCCAGCACCACTTGCTGATTGATAGGTTGCTATATGTACTCGTTTAATTGGAGAAAGGTCGTGTATCGGCTTGAGTGCAACGACCATCTGTATCGTAGTACAGTTGGGGTTTGCAATAATACGGCTCTTATAGCTAATTGCATCTTTTGCATTGACTTCTGGAACAACAAGAGGGATGTTCTCATCCATTCTGAATGCACTTGAGTTGTCAATCATTATAGCTCCATATTTCGTAATGGTATCTGAATATTCTTTACTTATAGAAGCTCCTGCAGACGTGAGTGCGATATCAATATCCTTAAAGTCATCGTTGTGACTTAACTCCTTTACAGTCAGTATCTCTCCTTTATAAGGGAATGTTCTACCTGCAGATCTTTTTGATCCAAATAGTACTAATTCAGTTAAGGGGAAATTTCTCTCTTCAAGTACCCTTAGGAACTCTTGTCCCACGGCACCACTAGCTCCAACAATTGCAACTTTCATATGACAACAGTTATATCATTATAGAGTGTCTATATTTCTAATAGACCTATTTATATTATTAATTGATACAAATTTAGTGTAATAATTTAAAAATCGTAGATATCTGTCCTAAAAGAAGTGTTTTTAGTAACAATTGTTAAGTTGACTGAATTTCTATGTCAAATTATACTTGTTGATTTCTATTTGTCTGAAGCAGGATAAGAAATATCTGCACAGATTGGTTGTATAACTTATCTCTATCGAAGGAGTATATAGTAGAATCATGCAACAAGGAGCATCTGTCCAATTTATCTTTCGAACAAGAAGAAGTATCTCTTGAGGATATACCATAGTAGGAATATTCAGATTACCATTCAACTGTTCTGTGGTCGCTACCGAATGAATATTGGATATTTTTCCATATTCACATGCCTTCTTAATATCTAGATTATCAAAGCCTCTAAATGGCAATGGAGCTGAGACCAATGCCTCTTTTATCGTTACTATTTGCGGCTTCTCTAATCTATTATTCTGATAGGAGTCAAAGAAGATTATTTTTTTGTGATATGAATCGCTTATTGCTTCCAAAAGAAAACCGATTGTATGGTTTTCTTTATAGCTGTAGCCGACAAGTAGGATTTTGTAATTCTGGTAGTGTAAAGTGAATAGCTCAACTCTTTCTTGTTCCTTACATCCAGGTATCTTGTCCCATTCGACAGGTGTTACGTCTAGTGCACTATCGCAAATAGCCTTAGTTAGATTATTCGTAACAAAAACAACATCAACTAGGTGAAGCTCTAAATTGTTTTGTAGAAATGTTGAAATTGCTCGTATTCTCGCTAACATAGCGCATTATTTTTGTGTCAAAATAGTTTTTATTTTCACCAATAAACTCGATCTCTAAAGGAATTGTGTATAGGTTTTCCTCGATGGCAAGCGGAAGACCTTCAATATCTTTAACTCTCATAAGATCTTTATCTGTAGTCAATATTAGCTTCTCTTGACTAGATAGTTTCTCCCATTGATTTACAATATTTTCAAAATCGGATTTCTTAAATTGGTAGTGATCTGGGAATTCCAATAAGGTTACTTCAGCCTCTTGGGACTTAAGATAATCTACTAGAGGTGTAGGATTTGCAATACCTGTGAAAAGAAGAATCTCTTTGCCTTTTAATGAATGTTCAACCCCTTT
The Prolixibacteraceae bacterium DNA segment above includes these coding regions:
- a CDS encoding aspartate-semialdehyde dehydrogenase, whose protein sequence is MKVAIVGASGAVGQEFLRVLEERNFPLTELVLFGSKRSAGRTFPYKGEILTVKELSHNDDFKDIDIALTSAGASISKEYSDTITKYGAIMIDNSSAFRMDENIPLVVPEVNAKDAISYKSRIIANPNCTTIQMVVALKPIHDLSPIKRVHIATYQSASGAGASGMDELQAQTEQIAKGEKVDVNAFAHQLAMNVIPHIDVFMDNDYTKEEMKMYHETQKIMNSNIQVSATAVRVPVLRAHSEAIWLETESPLDIDTINKAFDQFNGVTRIDNPSEKKYPMPLDLAGTDDVYVGRIRKDISNENGIALWTVADQIKKGAALNAVQIAEYLIEQDFFKA
- the hflX gene encoding GTPase HflX, whose product is MESKEINIEDREKSAVVGLINSSQGESKVEEYLDELTFLAETAGAHVLGRFVQRMELPNRATFVGSGKLEEIHDFVKINDLDSIIFDDELSPTQLRNIEKVLNVKVLDRTNLILDIFASHAQTASARTQVELAQYQYMLPRLTRLWTHLERQRGGIGMRGPGETQIETDRRIILDKISRLKKDLQKIDKQKATQRKNRGKSVRVALVGYTNVGKSTVMNVLSKSEVLAENKLFATLDTTVRKVVVQNLPFLLADTVGFIRKLPHGLVDSFKSTLDETREADILLHVIDISHEGFEDQIEVVDSTLKEIGAADKKMIYVFNKIDAFQYTPKEEDDLTPSTRENISLEEWKQTWMAKSNDQAIFISAKEKDNMEDFKKLLYHEVKKIHVQRFPYNDFLFNYYDETGDEM